From one Dermatophagoides farinae isolate YC_2012a chromosome 5, ASM2471394v1, whole genome shotgun sequence genomic stretch:
- the LOC124498669 gene encoding peroxidase has product MKRITTTTTATAMATLSIIKNIIVVHHHHLLLIVVAILFYTTTIAKTATAVYKTNHPIIESSPSDTFSYVSGVDPYELHDADPSVTYLESFAVAPGVLPEYDNNYDGFDYRNEYSPKLSSLFKKYLKRPSYSSSYDDHGCSSHDDHYSLYGHDYELKIDETEMSYAFQKAGIKIEDYERANQEYLASDPRGLNFSAYVYVATLHSKYNEFVTKVLKNKKCLSRKMVATQLPKVKIPPNPWKKQKYCEMQSPVSLTTYCHPDEPYRRIDGKCNNLMNTNLGSSFHCYRRLMPPDYADGIHKIRLGVDNRPLPSPRLITQLLMPDLDLNDPSLSALHLSWGQVVAHDTFRTIQNLGLAIDCCRLVNPATKAQAASSPSPSQIFLDPAGNKIPIPHPECLPITNFIPNKATEMFNQICLNTVRSIACNTCSLGPRNQMNAATQLLDLSHVYGGNLINNSESLRTYIGGQLLTDFAKNGEIRMAPMSGKQDTDTLDLTPCNPPLNKPNIGCFRTGDGMRGNQNPFIASLQTLIIKRHNHHAAGLHLVNSHWYDEQLFQEARRLTIAEIVKIHFAEYIPLVLGKRLMKYFHLDVRSHGYTKYNPHVDPSSIQESGTSAMRFGHSQTRSLYKIIYDNHVHKTTIMLKDRFFNMVEVWKGQITPIVRGLLAESAKNIDPYGVIDVKDFLFFNPRRPSIVDLFSINVNRGRDHGIPAYVYLLQYCTGYEIHSWKDMEKFIPPKKVKSLRKVYRHYRDIDPFVGGLMEYHLKGSRVGPTFACLIGIQFYHWKYGDRHYFEHGGEVGSFTPAQLKEIRKKATLANLICKTTHMDLIQVSPFEELSTHNPKMPCASLPDFNYELWREGYLHK; this is encoded by the exons atgaagagaaTTACAACGACCACAACGGCAACGGCAATGGCAACTTTATCGATCATCAAGAATATTATtgtggttcatcatcatcatttactgTTAATAGTAGTggctattttattttatacaACAACTATTGCCAAAACAGCAACAGCTGTTTATAAGACCAATCATCCTATTATAGAATCATCACCTAGTGATACATTTTCTTATGTATCCGGTGTAGATCCATATGAACTGCATGATGCAGATCCATCAGTCACTTATCTTGAATCATTTGCCGTTGCGCCGGGTGTTTTACCtgaatatgataataattatgatggtTTTGATTATCGTAATGAATATTCgccaaaattatcatcattatttaaaaaatatctaAAAAGACCATCATATAgttcatcatatgatgatcatggctGTAGTagccatgatgatcattatagcTTATATGGACatgattatgaattgaaaatcgatGAAACTGAAATGAGTTATGCATTTCAAAAAGCCGGTATTAAAATTGAAGACTATGAACGTGCCAATCAAGAATATTTAGCAAGTGATCCACGTGGTCTGAATTTCAGTGCATATGTTTATGTTGCAACATTGCAttcaaaatataatgaattcGTGACCAAAGTGTTGAAAAACAA GAAATGTTTGTCCCGTAAAATGGTGGCAACTCAATTGCCAAAAGTAAAAATACCACCAAATCcatggaaaaaacaaaaatattgtgAAATGCAATCACCAGTATCGTTAACTACATATTGTCATCCAGATGAACCATATAGACGTATCGATGGTAAATGTAACAATCTGATGAACACAAATCTaggatcatcatttcattgttatcGACGGCTAATGCCTCCCGATTATGCTGATGGCATCCATAAGATTCGTTTGGGCGTCGATAATCGGCCATTACCATCACCACGTTTGATTACTCAATTATTGATGCCTGATTTAGATCTAAAtgatccatcattatcagcatTACATTTATCATGGGGACAAGTGGTAGCTCATGACACTTTTCGTACCATACAGAATCTTGGATTGGCTATCGATTGTTGTCGATTAGTGAATCCTGCCACAAAAGCTCAAGCTGCCAGTTCACCTAGCCCAAGTCAGATATTTTTAGATCCAGCCGGAAATAAAATACCGATACCACATCCAGAATGTTTGCCAATCACTAATTTCATACCGAATAAAGCGACTGAAATGTTCAATCAGATCTGTTTGAATACGGTTCGATCAATCGCTTGCAATACCTGTAGTTTGGGACCacgaaatcaaatgaatgctGCCACTCAATTGCTTGATCTTTCCCATGTTTATGGTGGGAATCTGATCAACAATTCTGAATCATTGCGAACTTATATCGGAGGACAATTGTTGACGGATTTTGCCAAAAATGGTGAAATACGAATGGCACCAATGAGCGGCAAACAAGATACGGATACATTGGATTTGACACCATGTAATCCACCATTGAATAAACCGAATATTGGTTGTTTTCGTACTGGTGATGGTATGCGTGGTAATCAAAATCCTTTCATTGCATCATTACAAACATTGATCATTAAAcgccataatcatcatgcaGCCGGACTCCATTTAGTCAATAGCCATTGGTATGATGAACAGCTATTTCAAGAAGCCAG ACGATTGACAATTGCTGAAATagtaaaaattcattttgccGAATATATTCCATTAGTGTTGGGAAAACgtttgatgaaatattttcatttggatgTTCGTAGCCATGGTTATACTAAATATAATCCACATGTTGATCCATCAAGTATACAAGAATCCGGTACAAGTGCAATGCGTTTTGGTCATAGTCAAACACGATCATTGTATAAAATTATCTATGATAATCATGTACACAAAACGACTATTATGCTTAAGGATCGTTTTTTCAATATGGTTGAAGTCTGGAAAGGACAG ATAACGCCAATTGTTCGTGGCCTATTGGCTGAATCAGCCAAAAACATTGATCCATATGGTGTTATTGATGTGAAAGATTTTCTATTCTTCAATCCAAGACGACCATccattgttgatttattttccatcaatGTAAATCGTGGACGTGATCATGGCATTCCAGCCTATGTTTATCTATTACAATATTGTACTGGttatgaaattcattcatggaaagatatggaaaaatttatacCGCCTAAAAAAGTGAAATCATTACGAAAAGTTTATCG ACATTATCGTGACATTGATCCATTTGTTGGTGGCTTAATGGAATATCATCTGAAAGGATCACGTGTTGGACCAACATTTGCCTGTTTAATTGGTATCCAATTCTATCATTGGAAATATGGTGATCGTCATTATTTTGAACATGGTGGTGAAGTTGGATCATTTACGCCAG CTCAATTGAAAGAGATACGTAAAAAAGCTACATTGGCCAATTTAATCTGTAAAACAACACATATGGATTTGATTCAAGTCAGTCCATTCGAAGAATTATCGACACATAATCCAAAAATGCCTTGTGCATCATTACCTGATTTTAATTATGAATTATGGCGTGAAGGCTATTTGCACAAATGA
- the LOC124498681 gene encoding mediator of RNA polymerase II transcription subunit 21 yields the protein MQNWQRMASDRLTQLQDAVNLQAENFCNSIGVLQMYAKESPFAEFNSINKQNQQQQSQSCNATNNNNNNNNQTNNGDNVNSVMLDNSNNSLAKDHIKTSSTATVVTSSSSSKSCLNGSTTSVIGQSPQQSTGKDILMEKLTAKTNNTTSSNNNKQLNEHENSQLFARLIARTAKDIDTLIESLPNTFETESGSSDIHSGSIRQLENDNARCIIELEAVIRRGESLLELIQNALDEIARMQLKSQTLDNFV from the coding sequence ATGCAAAATTGGCAAAGAATGGCTTCTGATCGCTTGACTCAGCTACAAGATGCTGTGAATCTTCAAGCGGAAAATTTTTGCAACAGTATTGGTGTACTACAAATGTATGCTAAAGAATCACCATTTGCTGAATTTAATAgtatcaacaaacaaaatcaacaacaacaatcacaatcatgtAATGctaccaataataataataataataataatcaaacaaataatggtGACAATGTCAACTCGGTGATGCTcgataatagtaataatagtTTGGCCAAAGATCACATCAAAACATCGTCAACAGCCACCGTTGTTACATCAAGTTCATCATCTAAGTCATGTCTAAATGGATCTACAACATCGGTAATCGGTCAATCACCACAACAATCCACTGGCAAAGATATCctgatggaaaaattaacGGCCAAAACGAACAATACTACATcgtcgaataataataaacaattgaatgaacatgAGAATAGCCAGCTTTTTGCCCGTCTAATTGCTCGTACAGCTAAAGATATTGATACATTAATCGAATCATTACCGAATACGTTTGAAACAGAATCAGGTTCATCAGACATACATTCCGGATCAATACGACAActagaaaatgataatgccCGATGTATAATCGAACTAGAAGCTGTTATTAGACGTGGTGAATCGTTActtgaattgattcaaaatgcATTGGATGAGATTGCACGAATGCAGCTTAAATCACAGACTCTCGATAATTTTGTATAA
- the LOC124498685 gene encoding COX assembly mitochondrial protein homolog, with protein MKNNDDKMTGDYQSQPNDYADNGAQVLSSKLTRGPVGLGDPSDRTLRKVEIEVMIPKLVRERSKIFKCSELKKAFDQCCLDNAMAMVFKCREENRRYQQCLNRWYNDEPFVNECKEIYLQQRAEFRLTGIKKRNKKNDDKNSNDNVDGTKTNTA; from the exons atgaaaaacaatgacgATAAAATGACCGGTGATTATCAATCACAGCCCAATGATTATGCTGATAATGGTGCACAAGTTTTATCGTCCAAATTAACACGTGGTCCAGTCGGACTAG GTGATCCATCTGATAGAACACTTAGAAAAGTTGAAATCGAAGTAATGATACCGAAATTGGTACGTGAACgatcgaaaatttttaaatgttcAGAACTTAAAAAAG CATTCGATCAATGTTGTCTGGACAATGCAATGGCCATGGTTTTCAAATGTCGTGAAGAGAATCGTCGTTATCAACAATGTCTGAATCGTTGGTACAATGATGAACCATTCGTAAATGAATGTAAAGAAATCTATCTCCAGCAACGGGCAGAATTTCGTTTGACTGGCATTAAAAAACGTAATAAGAAAaacgatgataaaaatagtaatgataatgttgatggcACGAAAACTAATACAGCTTGA
- the Bet5 gene encoding blocked early in transport 5 → MAIYNFHIFDGAGNCLFSLSPSDKSTEILYGFLYSLKSFVQRISPSLQMDNNFFFYQTSHYNLVFYEFATSIKFVLITSHDIKRDSQFYKEMMIQLHKHVYVEYHVKNGIGSSSSSSTIDSQLFRQQLTTFLTQNIKQQG, encoded by the coding sequence atggccatttaCAATTTTCACATCTTTGATGGCGCCGGTAATTGTCTATTCTCATTGTCACCATCGGATAAATCAACCGAAATATTGTATGGATTTctatattcattgaaatcattcgTACAACGTATATCACCTTCATTGCAgatggataataattttttcttctatcaAACATCACATTATAATCTGGTATTCTATGAATTTGCCACAAGCATCAAATTCGTATTGATCACATCACATGATATTAAACGTGATAGTCAATTCTataaagaaatgatgattcaactACATAAACATGTGTATGTAGAATATCATGTAAAAAATGGAatcggatcatcatcatcatcatcaacaattgattcGCAATTATTTCGACAACAATTAACAACATTCCTTACGCAAAACATAAAACAACAAGgttaa